The Deltaproteobacteria bacterium genome contains the following window.
GATTCTTGAGAAAAACGGGATCAAATATGTTCACCTGAACGGAAGCGTTCCATCGAAAGAGAGAAAGACCCTGATGTCGCGATTTAAGGAAGATCCTACGTGCATGGTATTTCTATCTACAGACGCAGGCGGAGTCGGGTTAAACCTGCAAAGCGGCTCTTTTGTAATAAACATGGATATTCCATGGAATCCTGCTGTTCTTGAGCAACGTATAGGCAGGGTGCATAGACTTGGACAACACAGGACAGTTCATGTCATAAACTTTATCACATCTACATCAATTGAGGAGAGGATACTCGATCTCCTCAAGTTTAAAAAGTCCCTGTTTGCAGGTGCTCTGGATAATGATGGACAAGATGTTGTGATGGTTGGAGAATCCCAGATGAAAAGATTTATGGAATCAGTGGGGAGTATAGCGGAAAATCTGGAGAAGGTGGATCATGCAATGGAAAAACAACAAGAGATAGAAGCCGATCTGGCAAGAAATGCCGCCGATATAGCGGACCTACAGGAAACGGAAAACAGCGATAAAACTATGCCTCCAATGGAATATGATGGAAGGGACATGGAACCGTTGCATAATCTGCTCACCAGCGCCGCTCAATTTCTGATGAACCTCAATAAACTCATCTCACAACCATCGCAGCCTGCCGGACAGACCGGGAATAGTTATCTGAATACTATGATAGACAGGGACGAAAAAACAGGAAAAACCTATGTAAAAATACCGCTTCCGGAAACCGATGCTGTAAAGAATATCTTTTCAGCCATAGCTGCATTGCTGCCGAATATGGTGCAGGGAACAAAGACATGAATGTGTACAATTTTTAAAGCCAGTTTTGTAATTACTGACTCTGAAACATAAAATTAATTGAATCAGATGGCTGGTATTTAATTACAACAAAAGGCAGTCATAGACAATATAAACATACTATAAAACCCGGACGAGTTACAATTGCAGGACACCAAAATGATGATTTAGCACCGGGAACATTAAATAGTATTTTGAAGCAAGCAAAATTAAAGGAGGTAAAATAAGATGTATCGTTTCCTTATAATTATTGAGAAGGCTGATGGTAATTATTCAGCATATTCACCTGATTTGCCCGGTTGTATCGCTACAGGCAGCACCCGTTTTTATGCAGAGAAGAATATGCATGAAGCTATTGAAATGCATGTGCGAGGATTACAAGAAGACAGAGAACCCATCCCAGAACCCCGTTCTTTTGCCGAATATATAGCTGTTCCATAGAAGATATATCGATCGTTTTTGCAAAACATTGGGAGGCTACGTATATTAAAGTCATCAATGATCTTCCTACCGAAGAAGCAATCATTAAAGAAAAGCTTCAAAGACTTAATGAGCAGATTGCGCTTCTTACGGAGTTAAAACAAGAATACCTTTATA
Protein-coding sequences here:
- a CDS encoding type II toxin-antitoxin system HicA family toxin, whose protein sequence is MKLIESDGWYLITTKGSHRQYKHTIKPGRVTIAGHQNDDLAPGTLNSILKQAKLKEVK
- a CDS encoding type II toxin-antitoxin system HicB family antitoxin, with the translated sequence MYRFLIIIEKADGNYSAYSPDLPGCIATGSTRFYAEKNMHEAIEMHVRGLQEDREPIPEPRSFAEYIAVP